One window of the Paenibacillus beijingensis genome contains the following:
- a CDS encoding VOC family protein gives MHSFKGLAHIGLYSGDVEETINFYTSNFDFQVVNERTIEKPDHQWVKVAMLALNGMTLEVIEHSDKSLHKTGNGGCVDHVAIEVENLPEIVTAIRAKGHQFRTEEPVVNMEMLGGARYIYLSGPSGESIELFELLSRNVH, from the coding sequence ATGCACAGCTTTAAAGGATTGGCGCATATCGGGCTGTACTCGGGCGATGTCGAAGAGACAATAAATTTTTACACGAGTAACTTCGACTTTCAAGTGGTGAATGAGAGGACCATCGAAAAACCTGACCATCAATGGGTCAAGGTAGCCATGCTCGCCCTGAACGGCATGACGCTTGAAGTGATTGAGCACTCCGACAAGTCGCTGCATAAGACGGGAAACGGCGGCTGCGTCGATCATGTGGCGATCGAAGTGGAGAACTTGCCTGAAATCGTCACCGCGATACGCGCCAAAGGACATCAGTTTCGAACGGAAGAGCCGGTTGTAAATATGGAAATGCTCGGCGGGGCCAGGTATATTTACCTGTCGGGTCCAAGCGGTGAAAGCATTGAATTGTTCGAGTTATTAAGTCGGAACGTCCATTGA
- a CDS encoding SDR family NAD(P)-dependent oxidoreductase → MKKRTVLITGGNRGIGLAIGKRFQSEGDRVVILDLPDVPSPEALNLVSENGGAYFTCDISNKSDVDRVVPRILDSFGFVDVLINNAGILKWASFLETTEDDFDSTFNVNVKGMYLVTQPFAREMVARKEGNIINMASMGGKWGATLQSAYCASKAAVIELTKVMAMELGPYNIRVNSLCPGIIKSELGKGSPRSADSWLDKTPLGRLGLPEDVADVAYFIASTEARYMTGQAVNVTGGMIMY, encoded by the coding sequence ATGAAAAAGCGAACCGTTTTGATTACCGGCGGCAATCGTGGAATTGGGCTCGCAATCGGTAAAAGATTTCAATCGGAAGGAGATCGGGTTGTGATCCTGGATTTACCTGATGTGCCAAGCCCAGAGGCATTAAACTTGGTTTCCGAGAACGGAGGCGCATACTTTACCTGTGACATTTCCAATAAATCGGATGTCGACCGCGTTGTTCCCCGAATATTGGACAGTTTCGGCTTTGTAGACGTTCTGATCAACAATGCAGGAATCCTTAAATGGGCCTCTTTTCTGGAAACGACGGAAGATGATTTCGATTCCACCTTTAATGTCAATGTAAAAGGTATGTATCTGGTCACCCAGCCGTTCGCCCGCGAAATGGTTGCCAGGAAAGAAGGAAATATCATTAACATGGCTTCCATGGGAGGAAAATGGGGGGCTACGCTTCAGTCCGCCTACTGCGCAAGTAAAGCAGCCGTTATCGAACTTACAAAAGTCATGGCTATGGAGCTCGGCCCCTATAACATTCGGGTAAACAGCCTATGCCCGGGAATCATCAAATCCGAATTAGGGAAGGGCTCGCCAAGGTCTGCGGACAGCTGGTTGGATAAAACGCCATTAGGCCGGCTCGGGCTTCCGGAAGATGTGGCGGACGTCGCTTATTTTATCGCCTCCACGGAAGCCCGTTACATGACGGGGCAGGCCGTAAATGTAACCGGCGGGATGATTATGTATTAA
- a CDS encoding PucR family transcriptional regulator: MNLTVEEALLLYPLSKAKLVAGAKGANRVIRSVNMMDAPDVFNWVKAGEMLFTTAFAIKDTPDDFLLMLRKLNERGSAGLGIKLGRYWSQIPSIVIEEADRLHFPVIELPFEFTFSDQMNALVKADIEKNTKQLHDTLNKQKNLIRFAIQPGDSPNHFQKIGEVLAHPIVVIGARGQILYCTSDWPEAAILKGWPWSPKSEKARTPNGLRYTVPLMQEGECCGFLLVMPPDAAIAQEDVGLFHQAAEILSFHMNRLQDERQTVSGYRWTLILERYLQGEMTPERFLEQAKAARNKIEAAAYLSVKTIPILEFHPETDINKGLHKIRRDLMYHPYLTGIDSHHLFLDSGMVSLFSIPEGDISVSECLHRITKIYSEVLELTEDPGFRCVISKPKFRLEAIREAYEECNEAIAISDRLSIDNRVTMFSDLEFNTLFRHIPREAMKKYCTNLLQPLLQKEEYYVTEMLHTLEAYFANEGYINDAAKQLFVHRNTVLYRLEKISELLDVDLRKTSDLLQLKLAFIFRELLQADE, from the coding sequence ATGAATCTCACTGTCGAAGAAGCCCTTCTTCTGTATCCTTTATCCAAAGCGAAGCTCGTTGCGGGCGCCAAAGGCGCGAATCGCGTCATCAGATCGGTTAATATGATGGACGCTCCGGATGTTTTCAACTGGGTAAAAGCAGGAGAAATGCTGTTCACTACGGCGTTTGCCATCAAAGACACACCCGACGATTTCCTGTTGATGCTGCGTAAGCTGAACGAACGGGGATCGGCCGGTCTTGGGATCAAACTTGGGCGCTACTGGTCCCAAATCCCCTCTATCGTGATCGAAGAAGCCGACCGCCTTCATTTCCCCGTCATTGAATTGCCATTCGAGTTTACGTTCTCCGATCAGATGAACGCTTTAGTTAAAGCTGATATCGAGAAAAACACAAAGCAACTGCACGATACGCTCAACAAACAGAAAAATCTGATTCGCTTTGCCATTCAGCCGGGAGATTCGCCCAACCACTTTCAGAAGATCGGGGAAGTTTTAGCGCATCCGATCGTAGTCATCGGGGCGCGGGGACAAATCCTTTACTGCACTAGCGATTGGCCGGAAGCCGCGATCCTGAAAGGATGGCCTTGGAGTCCGAAATCCGAGAAAGCCCGTACACCCAACGGTTTGCGCTACACGGTCCCTTTAATGCAAGAGGGGGAATGCTGCGGTTTTCTTCTTGTTATGCCGCCTGATGCAGCCATTGCCCAAGAAGACGTAGGACTCTTCCATCAAGCCGCCGAAATATTATCCTTCCATATGAACCGCCTGCAAGATGAACGCCAAACCGTATCCGGATATCGCTGGACGTTAATACTGGAGCGTTATCTCCAGGGGGAAATGACGCCGGAGCGCTTTCTTGAACAGGCCAAAGCGGCCCGCAATAAGATTGAAGCGGCCGCTTACCTAAGCGTCAAGACCATTCCTATACTTGAGTTCCATCCGGAAACAGATATCAATAAGGGACTCCATAAAATCCGTCGGGATTTGATGTACCATCCTTATCTGACGGGAATCGATTCCCATCACTTGTTTCTCGATTCCGGAATGGTATCCCTCTTCTCCATCCCGGAAGGGGACATTTCCGTCTCCGAATGCCTTCACCGGATTACTAAGATATACTCGGAAGTGTTGGAACTAACGGAAGATCCCGGTTTCCGTTGCGTGATCAGCAAACCCAAATTTAGGCTGGAAGCGATACGGGAAGCATACGAGGAGTGTAATGAAGCGATAGCTATCAGTGATCGTTTGTCGATAGACAATAGAGTCACGATGTTCTCGGATCTTGAATTTAATACACTCTTCCGGCATATTCCCAGAGAAGCAATGAAAAAGTATTGCACGAACCTGCTTCAACCCCTTCTGCAGAAGGAGGAATACTACGTTACCGAGATGCTGCATACACTTGAGGCTTATTTTGCGAACGAAGGATATATCAACGATGCGGCGAAGCAATTGTTCGTTCACCGCAATACAGTGCTTTACAGGCTTGAAAAAATTAGCGAGTTGCTGGACGTGGATTTGCGAAAAACCAGCGATCTGTTGCAACTGAAACTGGCTTTTATCTTTAGAGAACTTCTGCAAGCGGACGAATAA